A region of the Lytechinus pictus isolate F3 Inbred unplaced genomic scaffold, Lp3.0 scaffold_20, whole genome shotgun sequence genome:
ATTGAAAGGAATCATCATTGTTACGtcattttccctctctctccagCCTTGACAGTTCGTTACACCACACGGAGATTCATTGGTGATTACGACCCTACACTAGGTAAtatatcaattcaatttatataCATTAAGTTTATCATTCTTTTGTCACCGATGAGAGTAACgaaaagctaaaaaaaaaattattattgggATGTCTccccaggggcccatttcataaagatttacaaATATATCAACGTTACCATGGtcaccttgattgtgattgtttacagagccatgttaccatggtagttaccttAATGACAAAGTTAAAATAGTTGCAATTCTTCATGAAACGGGCACCTGAACGATTTATCCGGCATATGTTctcattcaaatatatttcttgatatgaagtactttattctttattatgtagaattgCCCTTTGTTAACCCGTTGTAAACTGATCCCACATATTTTGGACTGTGTAGAGTATGAGAGACATTATGTTATAACTTAATGCATTAATTTTTTAACAAAGGGCAGGCAATTCTAGATATCAATAAAGAGCAATGAGAACACAGCGTATACCACACGGCATTTAACAAGACATGAAACACACATTGGACTGAGTGAAGACCTGCATTTGTTTATGTTACGGCCTACATGGATACAACGTTCAAATGTGACGGGTCATTTACCTGGCACTTTTCACTCAACAACGGGAACGGACTTCTACGACGCTGGTTGATTTTGGAAGATacttctggggagcgtttcatcaacatttttgtccgacaagttgtcagctctgacatctttccttgattttgattggctgataagcaatgttactatggtaactgtcggataaaatgggacttgtcggataaaacgtctgacaagtcctttcatgaaacgctcccctggtacCGTTGTAAAAAAACTGTACTGCAGTGCAGGTTGTGTGACATGAGAAAATCTTGACTTTTCGTATCCAACACGGGGACATTAGATTTGcggttcgtgtgcaaaattataGTCGATACGAGAATCCGATTTGGACATCTCCGATTTGGGATGATTTTTGAGAGCCACATGTGTGTCGTCATAGCCCTCGAGGTAGCTGTGGAAGCAACAGTCAATCAGTGCGCCTCAagatatattctattttttgcACTCTATAAATGGAACCTATGCCAaaaatataattcttaattttcccattaaaacaatattttcatcaaactaTAGGTTTATAATGGATTcaggttttgaaaataaatagaatctgataatcatcaccacctcgGTATATAATTTCCTAACAATGTAAGAATAATTTaaaatctaatcccccatttcggagggaagtaaaacataatgcccacgGGGCATAATCAACGTCCTTCACATTGTGTGCGAGATGGCTTGCCGTTATGTAGGAGGAGCCAaagcaaaagaacaaaaaaaatctagatgGATTTCAATGATATGTAGATCAACGCATGTAAAACGGTTTAGCTGGAGAGGTGAATGTTACCCATGGATTTATGTGCAAGCGCGATCCATGCACTAATAATCCATGTTagatgtaatatcgattcgatggactgtaatgttatatatctaagccttcattcagtaagtttgttttttctccCTTATTATGTACTCGATTAGTTTGAAGAACCACTTTCGTATCCGTGCCCATACACGTACCATGTAGCCCTAGCGCTTCTCAGGAATGTCTAGCCCGGTGGGGTCCCTGGTTGGAGTGGCGCTGGCGAGCATGCTGGCGGGATTTTATCTAGTTGTAAACAATTTGCGTTGCAGGCTTTGCGAAATTGTTATGCCATGCATGGTGTCGCATGCGTTGatttacagtgcgtcccaaaaaaaactatacacttttgaaatggctgccaaataaaaaatgtagcactttgggggaaaagacttacatatatggaaagccaataaagtcaacttttaaatgacaccaaaaagttggaaaactattcagacttgagcgagcactgcccactgaaacaaagggtatgaaaattagggtgggctggaattagccttccaatttatgtcagtttttgagaggcagcaaatcctttcgaacttgcaaagttaagggcgttgtgatgaattaatgatcaaccgtgaccagttttggttgcataagcaaattttataaattgttaaatttaactttaatgcatgagtgaacacaaattacactttttgggcagcatttaaACTTTATTATTTGGATATCTTTtagggcagcatttcaactttatcatgtggatttcagcaatgtgttcatgggagtcgggagaataggggatgagataggacttaagtgggagaagtaggttgatggaataaggctcaacagaacattcagcccctgccccctccctctttcccgccctcccctcctgttgagagactatATTGTCacgtacgcgtgaagtccagagcagaatgttgatttaatgattaattctgaattggggcatcaactttttcctatcaatcatttaattaacaatttatcagtaaatcaactcattcaatgtgcaatgtgatcaatcaaacattcatttttttcaattaattatttcattactcatcataatcattaaatttcttggtaatcattcaataacaaaactgaccatcagccaccggtcacttggcagttataAGTTTTGAATACGCTACAATCcgggaagtgagacagagagagagagagggggggggggctgggaaatggtggtggagaggggagggtacatatgacttttaatttgtaaattttaaaggacaaaaggaagaggaatgtccttttaaccaagtcttagcatatctcgccctcttgcttgtaacatgtaccatcacattactctgacactcacgaacacacttctgaggtccacaagatgaatatgctacactaaaattacaatattgCTGTTCACTCatgattacatttcaatttagtaactcatgaaatttgcctaagaaaccaaaacttatctcactcattaatttagcttagcaagttccaaaggactaaccactaaaaaaaacactgtaaggctaattcctgccccgCCTAGctgagcttagtctctcaggagagaagcggtggggggggggggttgagatggagagaggggttgctaaatgttctgttgacctttatcccatcaacgtacttcacctacctaagtcatattaccccctcttctcctgactgtcatgaacacattgttgagatccacatgataaagacaaaatgctgcactaaaaattgcaattcatgatcactcatgctttaaatttcaatttaataacgcattaaattttcacaaacaataaactgatctttaattcaccaaataaccctcaactttgcatgtaccaaacaaaaaacctgaaagaaattggaaggctaattccggcccaccctaattttcataccctttgtttcagtgggcagtgctcgctcaagaatgaatagttttccaactttttggtgtcatctgaaagttgactttattggctttccatatctataagtcttttcccccaaagtgctatattttttatttggcagccatttcaaagtgtatattttttttggggggacgcactgtatatacggACATGTCGCTGTTACAATACATGCAATAGCAacaagaattttgcacacgatcCGCAGATCTAATGTCCTCGTTGTTGTGAATGCGAAAAGTGTCTATTCTAAATGTTAATTGTGCGTAAAATATAAAAGTCAGTGTCTGATCCCAGGGTTTATGATTGTATAAAAGATATGAATTGGTAGTTATTTGGATATTAGGATTACCGCTATTAAGTTACAAATTGACAGTTACATGCAATAAAGCATCGGGTTACGTTCGTTGTTTCCCAAAGATTACGATaatacaaaatttacaaattgcaCGTTGCAAGTTAGGGCGATTATCCAGCACCcttataatgattatataaaacGTAGAGAAACGAATATGCAATAGGCAACTTACACCATAATACTGATTATAGTTCGTATATTCTAATCGGTGATACACTATCACGTGATCATAGCTACAAGGATCGCATTTGCTATAGTCTTGACGCCCTGTTCCTGGAACGCCGTGTGCGGCGCTCTTCACATCTTAAGCTTTTTCGGAACATTTCATATACTTTCGTTAACAGAATCTTTGTCGTCACTAAATAACGCTCGTTTTTTTATGTtggcattttttcatttttggggggaaatacATGGATACAACACTTAATGGTTTAACTTACATATCACtgacttgaaattgaaaaagttgaaactgattacaaagaaaatacggttttttattttatgtcacGTGATTGAtgacggtttttttttttaacccctGTACCATAATACGTTCGGGGGAGCCACTTCCTTTCAAAGATGCACAACATTATTGTCCAAGAAAACTCGTAAAGCCGGTTTAAGTTTCATCGTCGGGCGATATCTGTGCGTACATAAGAATGGGTATCAATAGCAactaatttattattctttattttcaatgaatactcAGGCGTTGTTGTTTTTAGTAGGTTTTCTCATAGTGTAAACAATGTCGCCCGGGAACAGAGGTTTTGTTGCTCTCGGGTACTTTCCGATTTGAGAATTATCTTGTTCGTTTTGATCATCGTACACGTTTTTTATTCGGAAAAGAAAACGCAGCTATATTTAGTGCATCACATATGTGCACACTGCATATCGCATATGTCGGTCATCATTGACATTGTTCGCCGTATTATTCAGGGTGATGGGTAAGTGAAAAGTATGGTCGTGTGACCTTCGCGCGTgacccccggggggggcactcgaccaaaaaagtggtaggggtgtgccgcgggcgaggcaaaaaacgggggccttggagcgggcttattgtaaaaaggaaggtcctcggaacgggcttcggaactacaaatgtttgtgaaaacgggggtcctcggaacggatctccgtatctctgtgagtgcgtatgcatccctatggaacggacaatcgtgcatgacgcagctagcgcggcctctgccgggtgcgctcgcgctctacggccgcttttcaccaaaattgtagcagatcaatgcgaccggaacggtcggcgtaacgaaaaatatgcaaagctttggagcggatttctttcttcttttttctcgataagaaggaaatgctatgccttggagcggctttctttgttctttttcctcaataagacaaaaatgctatgccttggaacggaaatttgagtgtaaaaatgggggtcccctccgcggcacatacccactatgcattatatactgagtgccccccccccggggcgtGACCATATTTCGTGGACGGTCGTATATCTCAGAAAGTACTTAATATcgtgaaaatctgataacactACAAGAAAAAGCGGTCAAAATTTATCCTGTAGTGAAAATTTCTAGCTAATAAGATTGGAATTTGTTTAAGCTAGCTAGGCTAGGCGATTGGGCAGGCGCGCGCACCTGCCTCGGCCGATCCTCGCCCATGCGCCCACCACTAACCTAGCACTTAGCAGGCAGGGTAGGACTTCGGACACATCCACACATAAACATCTCCAACATGCGCCCACCACACTAACTACCCCAACATTCACTTCCAATCTAACAAAACACAAGGTGAGAGGATGTATTCCCTGTATGGGCAATGCATCCTCTCACCACCCAAATTTTCTGATCAACAACTGTCCTTTTTCCAGCCAAACGTAACATGGGCAGTGAAACCTGATCTTATCCTCAGCATCCTAACATAGCTTCAAACCACTACCTCTCTCTAAAAAACGCCTATTATCAACCACAATACAATCCATGAAATAAGcacaatttgaacaaaaaacaaaaccaaaaagcCTGTGTATCCATTGACATCTTTTATGATTGATAAGATATCCACGCATAAAGGATTTGGACATGTTCAAAACcatcacccccaccccatgtgcGCCACAAATTCTACACCCTAGTCCCTACACATACTATAATAGCCCCCTTTCAGCTCACCAAACGCAACATATGTTTTTCATATCTGGTTCCAAAATACACtgggttttgacgtcacctcagtaaatgatatacatgtacattttcttCCTCGTGAATAGAATACCTGTGTCGTCATCAAACTCGAGTGGATAGTAAAGATGTTACCATGGAAATACAAGATACTGCTGGTCAGGTATGATCATTCTCTtgaatcattatattgatttaaatatctTAGATTTATTTCCGTAAATGTTTTACAAAGGGGATTAGAATGGGGGTATATTTGGGATTCGTTCTGTAGGGCCGCGTCTATATGGTATACGGAATTCGGAAGTGTACAATCTTTAGGTGTGTGGTCCCGGGAATATGGATTTGGTAATGTAGGATCCGGGATACGGGATTTGCACTGCCAGGTATTCTGGACCGGTACTGTCGAGTCCCGGGTATATGTTATACGGAATTGGTCTGGATATGTTGGTATACTGTATTGGTAATACAGGGTCCCGGGTATGGTCAAGGGTCCCGGATACGGGATTGGTATTGTCGGGTCTCGGGTATATGGTAAACGAGATTGGCACTGCCCGGTCCCTGATATATGGTATTCGGGAATTGTACTGCTATAGGTCCGGTTATATTGTATACGGGATTGGTAATGAAGGGTTCCTGGTACATATCCACAGGGGTTGCCACAAAGTCAAGCTAAGCTTATAGTGGAAACCCCTGCaaccttttttaaaatttttgttaTAGAAAATATAGCCTtgttcacattttcttttgtgttttattcttgaatattttgttatgttttacgtattttctttgttattttgtacAATCAATGAAAAGTTGCagaaacaataaatgaaatcaacttAAAGGAAAACTATGCGTACAAGAAGTGCGTCACTGTGTGGGGTGAATTGTGTGAGAAGTCGCCCTCTCCCCCATAACTTTACCACTGTAGCCATCTTATCTCTGCACCACAGATTCGTGCATCTTTACCAgtgtttttactttttgtaGGAATAATTTTTCGTCGATTTAACCTATCTATGTACATTCTTTTCGTAGGATTATCTTGGTCATCGAAGCCGTTACGCAATTTGGGGAGATGCTTTTCTCTTCGTGTATTCAATCACCGACCGATACAGCTTTGAGACTGTTGTTAATTGCAAACGCTCCATAGAGGACGCTCTTCAAACATCCCAGATACCTGGTGTACTGGTTGGCAATAAGAACGATTTAGACACTGAGGATCGCACTGTCTCTCACCTTGAAGGCGTCGAACTCGGTGACGAGCTCGGACTCCCGTTCTTTGAAGTCTCGGCCAAGGACGGTCATCAGATTTGGGACGTCGCCGATGTCTTTGAAAACTTATTTCGGGAATGGAATCGGAGTAGACAATTGAAGCCAAAAGGAAAGTCGCGTGCTTCGCTTAGAACCCCTAATCCAGAATGGTCTCGCCCGGCCGCGTCACCATCGACTATGAACACTTACGAGCATGATGACGATACGATACAAGCCAGTACGAACTCTACGAGGAAACCCTCTGCGAATATGAGAAAGGCAGTGAATAAACTCATTCTTATTCAACGGTTTACAAGAActagatttttttcaaactaagAATTGATAGGCATGTGGACAGATGACCGTGATATTAAAAAATTGggtcatttatattttgattttcaatggACTTTCGACCGAAAATGAACACATTTTATATGCGAGATATTAATGAATTCAACACGACcaggtgatgattatgatgacatgTAGGAGGGGTGAGCCATTTGATATGATCTTCTTGGCGTACGTGAAGTTGCTGTACATTATTGGTGTAACATATTTTCAATGCAGCACTTTGTTAACACTTAttaaatgtatacatatttaGATTGCtccaatcattttcaaataaaaattgttctaaaGCGCATGGTGACAAAATTTATTCAGTTACTTCTGTTTCTAAGACTTTGTCCCAGTTTGACATTTGATCAAATGCATTAATTTGAAAAGTGCATTTTCGAAACTTGATGGCTGTTTGCTTCAATCGTGGTCCATAAAAGTTtgcaaaaacttgaaaaaaaaaattgttattggGCCGGGAAGATGGTGCTATCTTTATCAGGGACCGCATAACGATTTTTTAAATAGCGTGTGGATTGGATGACAGTGCAAACGCACAATCTTCCGTAAATAATCGCTGTATGGGACACTGTTATACCCGATGGCACAAAATTGTCAAGTTTCAAGTTTACTTTATTTAATTTCGATTCATTACGcaaatattaaataataaccatacaaatcaatacaaagGGAATACATTTTTTTCGATAGGAAATAAACAGTTAATAATCATAGAATTGTGATATATACAATGAGGGTAAAACTATTTGTAGAACAATCTCGATTTCAGAATATATCGTCGTCATTCGTCGTATACTGTAGACATGGTAGAAGGATCCGTTGTCAAAACGAAAGCACCTTAAACTTTGGGATCGAACTACTTTATTGTATCCTTGGCATTCGGTCAATGATCACGACTCCTTAAGACGTGCAGATACATTTCCGAAAGTTGCAATCTTCCGAAGTGAACTATATTTCCTAAGTTTTCAGCCAATGCTCCCAagacctatatacatgtatacatacattgaATGAAATCAAATAATCGGCACACGTTTCGAATATGTAGGGAACTGTGTGAGTGATATCTGGCGATAAATTAAGaggaaatattatttatatctTCCTCATAATCATAGGGCCATCttgatatttccattttttattgaaagaaaTCCATACATCTGAAATAGACATATCGTGCTTGCAGGAATTATGTAcaattcatgattatttttaaagtTCTTTAAATATCCGAACGTTCGATATAAAACATAAAGTTTCACTAATAAAgctcaagtccacctcagaaaaatgttgatttgaatcaatagagaaaaatcgaacgAGCATagcattgaaaatttcatcaaaatttgatgtaaaataagaaagctatgacattttaaagtttcgcatatatttcaaaaaacagttatatgcacaactcggtgatatgcaaatgagaaagtcgatgatgtccctcactcacgatttcttttgtgttttattgtttgaattatgtatatatatatattttacagatttgacaataaggaccaacttgactgaaccattacatgttaaaacaatggtaattccaaaTGTTTAGGGAGGGATAACACTTTGATTCCCAGAAcaacgaggagaaaattagagtATTTCCTATTTcgtgtaataaaatacaaaggaactttaaaatggcataaccTTCTTATTGTAcctccgatttttatgaaacttttagagttgtgcttgttggattttttctttttattcaaatcattttttgttggggtgaacttgtcctttaaatataaaGCCATGAGGGTTTGTCCATAAAGGTTACTATACATAATTCACCATGAGCATCATTAATCCTAAGAATGTTTTAATAATCCAAATTTGATGTCATTTATCCACAAATTATAGAATGCGGTTCGCAACTCATAGTTTGAAGAATATGTAGGGTCTCTACTTTCACAGTGAAAGAAAAAGcttgttttcatttcatatggATAATTACAATTAAATTCGATGACTAGTAACATTGTCAATTATGAATACTGTAGCTACCCTCATATTTGAATGTGAATAACGGCCGTTATGAATATCAAACCTTAAACGTGACCAAAAACCCCTTTCCCACAAATAGCCTATAGTCATAGGCTACTTTTTCACGTTATGACCAGTGACCATCTTCAGTATTATGAATAGCGGCCTCTTTGTTTACAGACCTTCTTTAATACACTGGGTTTTCCCCAAATATTATGACTATAGCATACTAAGTGGAAGCATTTATTAAACGCGGTCCTTATATGACCAGAAGGCAATCCCTATTAACAGTAAATTCCAGCCAGTTGCTTTTGAGGCGCACGCAATGCTGGACAacctacaatgactttcacatcctaccaggTAACCCTACAGCACCATAAGTGAGGCCAcgctgggattcgaacacacgaccttCTGACTACAAGGCTAGAGAAGAGTCAAAACCACGAGCTTTTTCAATCGTCCATGCATAAAATCGTGGCCTGTtatcctgtagaaaaattagAATTCAAGAATTGACGATGGAATAAATGTCACTGTACATTAAAACCGAGACGGACCGATAAGTAAAAATTGACGAGTCATTTACCAATCGTAAGCTTAAAAAGTACTCTACAGgtcaacaatcatgacaatgtaaGCTTTATGCAACTTTACGCTTACCATAGCATACATGTTAAAACTGAGTTCGCTCAAATTATTGGGTTTAGAAAATAAGCTTTCTTGTCACTGCTTTTCACCGGCCTCAAGACCATGACGTCATGTTGTGTTAAATGTTCTGAAAATCTGGGTTTTCAGAATacacaatttattttcttcattattcaaTCACACAACGATCTCTTTGTGCAAGTTTGAATATTAAATCTACATCTTTATAACTCTTTTGCCAGGTTTGACTTTCCGCTTATTTGGCTCATCAGCTTCCAATTTCTACTTCAAGTTATGTTCCAacacttttcctgacatagcaattcaGACTCAATaagagtcaaagaaattaggaaaACCCATTGAAGAGCTGTAGgtttccatctttttttctttataacgGAAATTAAGTTGTCTTAAATATATAACGGAAATTTAtcaatttgatgaaacttggtAGCCCTATCctattacaaagaaataaaaatggtaaGTAGATGAAGGAAGATGACCATGTTATGCTGTGAAAATAATGGACATAAAAAAGGGGGCCATTTTGAGCAAAAGAGGCACTCATATTAGGATTGATGCTGTCGTTATATTCCCCCTCACCAATATTGTATAAGTGTATGTATGTCATTTATCACCAACTTTAAAATGCGATTATTTAGCAATCAGGCGCGTATCCAGGATTTGCACCCCGGAGGCTCCACCTAATTTTTGCACCCCTCTGAACTTTGGAAATGGTGCCCCCCTCCCGCCAGCGAAATTGTTTTTCCCACCAGAGTTCCGGACCtcgatatgaatattcatgacttgcgtcttcggagttcgcatgcgcgtggactacacaggtccagatttgagaacTAGCCTAGCATTTTGTCTTGTTATTTATGAcaatttgataagtgtttaagaattgaaTCTAGATATAGATCAAAGCCTAAGGTAAGGGTACCGgcaatttgagggtgctgattcatTCATGGCGACGCCCGGCATTGCGAACGACCacattcccaagtggtgcgctagtgccctttggtaaggcatttatcctcattaccaggtccctcggagaggaccttaagccgttggtcccctggttgatTGCTCACAgacattcgtgctttcttagcagtcataTAAAAAAACCTCGGTGTAACATAATTTTGCAAAGAACTTATTCAGAAGACGCAAgtcgtgaatattcatattggggTCCAGGCACataggtgccttaaatgcaCGTTGACTTCATAATCACGTGAAAAGGGGCAATCCAAATTCAAAAATATCCCTAAATATGTTGTCATACCactttttgaaaagaataaatgcgaccaggtgggtgtttcataacgctgttcgtaagttaagagtccccccccccccaatcggggATCGGAGGGACCGCATGCGTGTTCCCAAAATGTCCGGTAAAGGGGTACTATTTCGCGGGACAAATCCGGCCCGCGAATTGTAAAAAAAGGGGGTGTATTTGACTTTCCACCCGgagatttcttttaaaaaaggggtgattttttttttctctctctctttggactcctgagaaatttaaaaagggagttataaaatatcttgaatatcatagaaaaattgatcaaatccCAGGATCAAATTCCTGAAATTCCTGCTAGTTTTGAAAGCTTGTCCTCCATCATGACATCAGGGAACCCCTATTGTAATGACAGCTTACCTgagatgagggggggggtgtctgtcctgagataataataataataataatatatggtatttatattgcgcacatatccaccttgttaggtgctcaaggcgctcctatattacccggctaagctaggcgttcatagcgcacacagctttttaaggaattacttcctaccggtacccatttacctcacctgggttgagtgcagcacattgtggatcagtttcttgccgaaggaaattacgccatggctgggattcgaacccacgaccctctgtttcaaagtccgaagactaatccactgggccacaacgctccagaTAGGGGGTTGGATGAGAGCTCACCTGAGGGGAGTACATTGAGCAGTGTTCCGGATTTAGGGGGGTCTCCAAGGCAGGAAAAGTCCGCGAAAGGGGGGTTCAGACATTTTTGGCAGACATGAGAAAGGGGG
Encoded here:
- the LOC129283316 gene encoding ras-related and estrogen-regulated growth inhibitor-like codes for the protein MTTPRRRRASTVIAGYSTPDFVDPISSSGSKKTSPRPNGLTFRVVLLGVPGVGKTALTVRYTTRRFIGDYDPTLEYLCRHQTRVDSKDVTMEIQDTAGQDYLGHRSRYAIWGDAFLFVYSITDRYSFETVVNCKRSIEDALQTSQIPGVLVGNKNDLDTEDRTVSHLEGVELGDELGLPFFEVSAKDGHQIWDVADVFENLFREWNRSRQLKPKGKSRASLRTPNPEWSRPAASPSTMNTYEHDDDTIQASTNSTRKPSANMRKAVNKLILIQRFTRTRFFSN